The window ttttatgtacaccgacagaatggaaaaaaaaagcagagactGCAGATGAATTTTGCATACCTGCTAACCCTTTGTCAGGGTGCACATTATTGGTTGTGAGAAAAAGAGGCAAGTGCAACTGTGCTGGAAGGTGAAATATTTGTTGAAAACTGAATTACTTTTCTGGTCATTATTAATTGTTATGagaatgtaattttgtttttaaactatgTTTCAAAAACAGAGCTGTGATTTgcagcaattttaaattttaaataaacttgctaagtactttttaataatttagttACATGTAACATGCTAAGACAGGTATCTAGACAAAACATGTTTTTGAACATAACCACACTGCAAAGAATTGATTATAGATGGGAAGGTTCTATCTACAAGTGCTTTGAGATTGCAAAATCTAGTATGTGAAAGTCAAGTTTGTGCAACTCATTTAAAGAGAAAGAACcagacaaatttaaaaacactcttaaaggaatactctatcaaaaattttatttttttatctgttacttacTCTGTGTTGGATGAAGTAACACccgagaaaaaaattaaatctcatgtttttatggagtAAGGCGATAACAAATTTCCTGACATAACAGACTTCTATGGAGATCAATGCTGAACAAAttgcaaacagttttaaaatgtccATGAATAAATCTCCATTCTCTCGTGTTAATCATACGTTTGACATCCAGTCGTGTTATCCGAaaatcccaaacacatgtatatCGGCtaacatattattaaaataaagcaattcCAGTAAATCTGCTCTTGAACATGCAGGAAGCATGCTCAAATGGGATTGAGCTTTTAGACTGAAGACTAAACAAAACCAAATCTGGACCTGAAAGGTTTTGTGGTTGAAATTCTGTCCCCAGTTCAATCAGTGGTTCTGTGTAAACTGTGAACTAACCTATGCTTTGACTGAAAGTGTTTTTGTGAATGAACTGATATCACTGGAGGGCACTTCAGTGGTTACCACTGCTGTCTCACATGTCCAGTGCCCTGGTCACAAATTCAATgcctggttgttgtctgtgtggagtttgtacattctacATGTGTCTTGGATTGCTTCTTAAccaggtattctggttttccttccgTATGTCCAAAGATTTGCAAGTTAGGGTAACTAAAAACTTTAAGATGACTCCAGTATGTGAGTATGTGTGAgcaggacccaaaatggattgatgctgttcctgccttgtgttccatgctgccaggatagactctagCAACTTCAAACCATGAACTGTactaagtgagtttgagaatgaaTATTCAGTAGGCTTTGGAGTTGAATGTTTTGAGGAGAATGTGATTCACAGGACATTGATTGGAGTTCTAAATGTCTGTGCTAGTTTATTTTATAGCAATTTAGCATTTTTGATACAACTTGGTTACCCTAAAAGCAAAATACAACCTTTCTATTAAAAGTTATGACTTATCTCCTTGATACAGAGCATTTTCAAATTATGGTCATCTTGATAATAACTTTCACTGTGATTTTGGCAACCTTTTATAGAACCTTGTCATTCACTCACAGTGATACGTTTCTACCTTTAACAAAacgtacattttcttttttgttctacaAAGACAGATAAGTTAATTCAGTACAATCAGTTAAGAAATAAGTTAGTTCCCCCTTAACCTCCAGAAGTGTCAGGACATGGAGTCTGTGAGATGTCACATACACTTTCAAATGCAGATTAATCCCAACATTTCTGCTAAATGCAAATTACCAGTCTCTTCCTACAAATAGCACTATGACACCACATCTCAGATGCATTTAAATTCTAGTCATGAAGAAGGCAACTCTAGTAAGATGAAGTCAAATATGAATTTCAGGGATCACTTGCAGATGAGTTTTGCTTTGTGGAATGGAGAATTATTGTTCAAATGGGGTAATGACAATCTTGATGATAATGTGGTTTCCTGAAAACAATATCCAGGAATACAGTGTTATGATGGTATGGGTTCCACCGGCACATGCATCTGCTCCACTAATGTCATTAAGAACCTAACTTAACAAGTGTCTTTGGATGAGGCAACATACTGTATTACCACTCAGTTTGCTCAGTATGTGTTCCAGCTGTGACCTGACACTTTTTGCTGCAAACAGTGGAGCCCGAGCATATTTGCTGCCGCTATACCCCATGTGGTCTAGCTCCTTCTATGTGCTATTGCTGCAATGTGCTATTATTTCACTGATGCCACTCTGAGAATAAATCTGTCAGATTCTGTTCGCCCATATAAGCCTTCAGGAGTCCCTGAGGTTCTTTATGCCTCTTTGGCACTAGCACTCCAACTAGCAATGTAACTTGCCTTCTGTCAACTCGTAATAATTTAGGTTGGCATTTAGTGAAGCAGCAAGTACCAGGCTGGAAAcataattcagtttttaaaataaatactcaaTGAGCATGTCACAGCATTATTCAATATGGCTTTGTGCTCTATACTCCTGATTTAACCTGTATTTTTGTCTAAAACATGGAATTTGTGAAATTAGTCATTAGTATTGTTCCTGTAAACTTGATGCAGCACCCTGACCATTTACTCAGTGAAGAGcataatacaaaaatgaacactttcaGTAACTCCTCCTTAATTGTCTGGGAACAAAACTACAAAATAAGCTGCAAGCTGATGTATAGctataaaacagaatttaaatgtgcaCTTTTTGCATACACACTTGGTGCTTTTTGTGTTTGGGTCACATTGTGTTGGAATTACACCACTGCTCTCGCAGAAATGTTAGTGGGAAAACATCTTTAAAAGTGACTTCAGGATTTTTCATTTATGACATATATTATTGTGCCACCTTCTGGGTGGATAATTACATGGTTATGggaagccagagcctatcccagcacccTCAGGAGCATGGAAGGGACTAAATCTAGCTGATGTGCCAATTTGTCACAAGGCAAACTCACAGATACACCATTAATATTAATCacattatcattcattttacAGACACCTTTGTTCAAACACAAGATCATAGGGAACCAGTGCCTAtccatattaatttaaattatttataataatttatagcAGGTATTATGGTGGGGTGATTGAGGCACTGGAATTTAAAACGTCAAGGTTTCTGGTTCAGTTACTCACCACGGCTTCACTGGTGAGTCTCTGGACAAGTCCCTTAAATTGCCTGCGCtctaactttaaaaatattaaacaattgtAATATATCCTGATTTTCAGTTAACTTAGAAAATGTCATCAgccagataataataatacatacagtTCTCATATCTCCCTTGTTCCATTATTAATCAATGCATACAAGTATTTAATAGGTGGCACAGAAACCAACACGTCTGCGTCACAGATTCATAATATTTGGTTTAAATGCTGTGCCTAGACATAGCCTGGGCAGTTTGCACATTATCTCTGCGTCTACATGTGTGCAGGCTAGGTTTCCAAATTGGTCTTAAATTGTGcataccctgcaatggactgctgcCCTGGGGATgtatttcctgccttttgcctagtgctgccaggacaggtcCTGGCCCCCCATTACCCTCAAATGGATTAACATGGTTTAAGAACACTGCCTTTCATTTGTTCTGTCTCCATACTGCATAGCAGGTGCTAAAGCTTATTCCTATATTTCACCATCATTTAACTGTTTAAGTTTACATAATCATCTTTTAGGGCAGGGAAAAGGCTGAAGCTTATCCCTACTGATCTATCGACCTGTCAATTCATTTTACACTCCAATACAGGGCTGCACGGAGATGGAAACTATATTTTCTAACAATACATATTTACTTGTTAAAAGTTAtattttcaagttaaataaagttttaatgttaaaacatttcatttcagaaaAATTACAGGGACAAGAGGACATTTTGCAGCTTTTGTAGACAACCCTGTAACTAAGTACATGTGAGCTGGCAACACGTTTTGTACATCAAACTGTAATTGGGGCTGCAGGAACTAAACTCTGAGAACCCCTGTAAATCTGAACAGTGTCTAAACGTGAAACCAGCATGGAAATGttctttaaaaagaagaacaagaaaagtcTGTGAAACACATAACAAATTCTGGAACTATCTTAGCAGAATCGCTGGTAATTTGGCCGGGGTTTTGAACGATCAAATCTAAAACATCTGCGGCTGTCCTGGGAGATTTGAACTCGCCGCCACCCCcacctcctccttcttctctctGCCTTTCTCTTTGTTGAGCTTCTTTTTCTACTATTCTGTCACACCacgaatctttttttttttggtaagaaTACACGATGTGTCTCGTTATGCTAAGAAATAAATTCAGTAAGATTACACTGATTGCCGGGAGATGTCAGTGACCTTAAAGCGCATCGCATCCAAGAGGAAAAGTGTAGGAAGTTCGTGTTTCCGTCTGTTTTCTTGGTGTTTTATAAACCTGTCTGtagtccagattttttttttttttgtatgagcGTGTTTCGGGAtgtttacctgtgtgtatgtgtgctggGGGAAGTTGACCATTGAGGATGTTGTCTTAAGTCCAGGGGCTATAGCGTTCATGTTTATATGTGAATTTGAAGCCTTGTGCCTGGAGTGTTTTGTAAATATGGATCGCCAAGCCAATAAACCCATTTTTTAGCACCAGGCTAACAGTCTCCCACCCTTCACCTCCAGCCCCCCCTCCCATCTGCTTTTATGCGCACCCCCCACCCCTCCGTCCCCACCCCCGTCACAGACGGGAGCGGTGGAATTGGGGGAGGGACACAAGTAAACTGAGACATGagacgtgagagagagagagagaaagtgagcgagcgagcgagcgagacgGCCACTCGGGAAGGTACCGAGGAAGCGGACTGCCCCTTCGTGCTGCGTACAATTTCTGTTTGGTTTTCTGCAGTTGTCTACCACGGTCGGCCAGCCACCTCAATGAAGAAGCACCAACCGGCGGGCTGCTGCCCTGCACGCAACACCCGAGACGATTGGCGCCGCAGCCGTTAACTTTTCAAGCACCACAGGGGAATGCGGTGGACTCCCGCTGTTTGTGTCCGGGAATGGCCAACCTGTGGACAAGCGGCTTGATGCTGCTCACTCTGCTACCCCTCGGAGGCTCCGTGTGCCCCGACCGCTGCGACTGCCAGCAGCCCCAGCACCTCTTGTGCACCAACAGGGGTTTGCGAGCCGTGCCTAAGTCCACCGACCAGAACCCAGAGGAGATTCTCATCTACAGCCTGGGAGGAAACTTTATTCACAACGTGTCCTCCTTCGATTTCATTCGCTTCAGCCAGCTGATCCGACTGGACCTGCAGTACAATCAGATCCAGCTTATTCATTCGAAAACTTTCGAGAAGCTTATGCGGTTGGAGGAGCTCTATTTAGGCAACAACTTGGTAGGCAGCTTGCCTCCAGGTGCCCTGTTGTCCCTGAGGAAGCTGCGCATTTTGTACTTGAACAACAACGAGCTGAAGAAGCTGACGCAGGACGTCTTTTCCAGGTTGGACAGCCTGATAAAACTGCGGCTGGACGGCAACGCAGTGGAATCCCTGCAGGAAGACCTCTTTCAGTCCTTGACTAACCTTCTGTACCTGCACCTGGAGTCCAACCGAATACGCTACGTGCACAAGAACGCCTTTGCCAAGTTGGCCAAGCTGCGTTTCCTCAACCTTTCTGGCAACAAGCAGACGGCGCTACGCAACTCACACACTTTCGCGCCGTTGAGCTCGCTGACCACGCTGCTGCTGTCGGAGAACGACATCCAGCTTGTGGGGAATCGAGTGTTTGAAAGCCTTCAGAAGCTCTCTAAACTTTCCCTGAGCAATAATAAAATTAGTAGCCTGGCCGGTGAGGCCTTTAAGGGTCTATCGAGCCTCAGGGAGTTGCTTTTGGATGGCAACCTCCTGGCAGACATCCCCCAGGGACTGTTTGACTCCATGGTGAAGCTGGAGCAGCTGGACCTTAGCAATAATTTGATCTCAAGTGTCCACCCCAGTGCACTTAAGGAGTTGAAAGCACTAAAAGTGCTAAAGCTTAAAAATAACCGCCTCACGGCTTTGTCTGGGGAGGTATTTTCTTTCAATGGTGGGCTTTACAGCTTGGACTTGAATGACAATATGTGGACTTGTGACTGCAGACTCCTGCAGCTTAAGGAGTGGATGAATTCAGCTCACTCCCAGGGAAAGCTGCTTACAGTATTTGTTCAGTGTTCCCACCCTCCACTTTTGAAAGGGAAATACTTGGACTATTTAAACAGTTCTCAGCTGCAGTCCACAGGTAGTGTCCCAGAGGCCTGCTTATTTACTCTGCCAGATTCTGCCAGCTCCCTGACCCAGGTCAGTGAGAAACAGGAGCTGCTGCCAGCAGGTCAGCAGAATATTCAGGCAGACCAGGGTGGACCCGGAGAGCCAGACACTAGCAAAACAGGCAAGCCAAAGCGAAAAAAGGAGGCTGGTAACAACCGGTCCCGACTTTTGACAACTGTGAAGTCAGTGCTTACTAAGGATGCCTCTCCTGGCAAAGCAAGATCTGCTGATAAAAACATCACATTGAAAGCTACAGTGGAGGAAAGCATACCTTCCCCTGGAACATCTACATCCCACCCTGTTCAAGCTAAAGCTGAGAAATTTAACCTACTTCAGCAAGATGGGATGGAGCTCCCCATGGTGAGCGACCCGTGTGAGTTCAACAGGCACTTTATCCTTAATATCACAGCAGAGCACGTGGCTACCAATACAGCGACCATTCGGTGGAAAGTTCTTGCCCACCAAGGCCCCAAGAACTCCTTGGTGCATTTTAGGGTCCTTTTTGATAGGTTTGGCCAACCTGTAAGATTTCATCGTTTCATTTATGTCAGAGATCGGTCAAACACAATCACTTTGCAGGAATTAAAGGAAGACACCACATACATGGTATGTATCGAGAGTGTGATTGCCGAGCAAGTGTGCCAGGTTGCCTCTAGAGATCATTGCACAGGGGTCGTAACACTGCCTGAGCAAAAAAAAATAGTGGATTTCCAGCTGCTGACAGTAATTATGCTCGGTATAAATGCTTTCCTCGTTTTTATGGTGGCATCTGTGTGGATCACTAAATTGCTGAGAAAAAGactcaacaaaaggaagtcggcAGTTCATGTGAGACAGATGTATTCAACAAGGAGGCCTCTGCGCTCCATGGGCACCGGGGTGTCTTCTGACTTTACAGGATACCAGTCAAATCGCCCTCGAAATGCCATGTGCACCATTGATGAGGCTGATCTAATTGAATTCCCATGTGACCGATTTCTGGAAAGCAATCTAAGAAGGGAAGAGGTAATTCAGAGATTCCCTGATTAAAATTTGCACCATGGAATTCTCACATGTTCTTACAGACATCTTTTAGTTTATGTAAAATTTGATGCTCTTAAGTGGTGTTTACACTTtttataacaaaagaaaacaattaatccCTTGAGTTCACATTCATCATCATGATGATTAAAGTTATACATTTACATCCAGctattgcaaaaaaagaaaaataaaacaagcccGGTACCTGAAATAAAGGTATTATTTTTCAAATCTATTGTTTGTCTTTTGGAAACAAAATAGTTGGTTTAGTTTGTAAGGGAATATAATTAGACGAAAACCAGAGACATTGTTTGACTAAGGTAATTAGAAACAGGCCTGACAAGCCAAGAGATAAAGAACTGCTTTTTATCTCAGTATATGtatgcattttcatatttttataaactGTATGCAATGGGTACTGTTCTcttcttaaaatgtaattatttttgaaaaaagacaTGGGTAAcattgttttcaattttatatattaaaaaactgagaacaaAACAGTTAAAAGTAGGAGTCCCATTCCACCTTGAAGAACAGTAA is drawn from Polypterus senegalus isolate Bchr_013 chromosome 15, ASM1683550v1, whole genome shotgun sequence and contains these coding sequences:
- the tril gene encoding TLR4 interactor with leucine rich repeats, which encodes MANLWTSGLMLLTLLPLGGSVCPDRCDCQQPQHLLCTNRGLRAVPKSTDQNPEEILIYSLGGNFIHNVSSFDFIRFSQLIRLDLQYNQIQLIHSKTFEKLMRLEELYLGNNLVGSLPPGALLSLRKLRILYLNNNELKKLTQDVFSRLDSLIKLRLDGNAVESLQEDLFQSLTNLLYLHLESNRIRYVHKNAFAKLAKLRFLNLSGNKQTALRNSHTFAPLSSLTTLLLSENDIQLVGNRVFESLQKLSKLSLSNNKISSLAGEAFKGLSSLRELLLDGNLLADIPQGLFDSMVKLEQLDLSNNLISSVHPSALKELKALKVLKLKNNRLTALSGEVFSFNGGLYSLDLNDNMWTCDCRLLQLKEWMNSAHSQGKLLTVFVQCSHPPLLKGKYLDYLNSSQLQSTGSVPEACLFTLPDSASSLTQVSEKQELLPAGQQNIQADQGGPGEPDTSKTGKPKRKKEAGNNRSRLLTTVKSVLTKDASPGKARSADKNITLKATVEESIPSPGTSTSHPVQAKAEKFNLLQQDGMELPMVSDPCEFNRHFILNITAEHVATNTATIRWKVLAHQGPKNSLVHFRVLFDRFGQPVRFHRFIYVRDRSNTITLQELKEDTTYMVCIESVIAEQVCQVASRDHCTGVVTLPEQKKIVDFQLLTVIMLGINAFLVFMVASVWITKLLRKRLNKRKSAVHVRQMYSTRRPLRSMGTGVSSDFTGYQSNRPRNAMCTIDEADLIEFPCDRFLESNLRREEVIQRFPD